In Natranaerovirga hydrolytica, one DNA window encodes the following:
- a CDS encoding chemotaxis protein, whose amino-acid sequence MKQDILLESGINELEIVMFKVGESVLGINVVKVESIIKAQEITQIPNAHRNIKGVINYRGRVLPVIDLVKALKKNCEKEDKDKFMLIVHINNSDFAVEVSSVIGIKRLSWEDIETPSSIIISENDTPTTGIVRTDKENELILILDFEKIIADIDPDLALRETNQISGLQGKKLVVAEDSTFLLKIVNQSLIKAGATVEKFNNGKAALEYLKNTSKDEIYCVITDIEMPIMDGLTLTKNIKSNKDLEDIPVVLFSSIVSGDLQHKGESVGADAQITKPEIDKLIDLVISIR is encoded by the coding sequence ATGAAACAAGATATATTATTAGAAAGTGGAATCAATGAACTAGAGATTGTTATGTTTAAAGTAGGAGAAAGTGTTTTAGGAATTAATGTTGTAAAAGTTGAATCCATAATTAAAGCACAAGAAATTACACAGATTCCAAATGCTCATAGGAATATTAAAGGCGTGATTAATTATAGAGGAAGGGTTTTGCCAGTAATAGATTTGGTTAAGGCATTAAAAAAGAATTGTGAAAAAGAAGACAAAGATAAATTTATGTTAATTGTTCATATTAACAACAGTGATTTTGCTGTAGAAGTGAGTTCTGTAATAGGGATTAAAAGACTTTCATGGGAAGATATAGAAACCCCTTCATCTATTATTATCAGTGAAAACGATACACCAACTACAGGAATTGTTCGAACAGATAAAGAAAATGAACTGATTTTAATTTTGGATTTTGAAAAAATTATAGCAGATATTGATCCTGATTTGGCATTAAGAGAAACCAATCAAATTAGTGGGTTACAAGGTAAAAAGTTAGTTGTAGCAGAAGACTCAACTTTTTTATTAAAAATAGTCAATCAATCTTTGATTAAAGCAGGTGCAACAGTAGAAAAATTTAACAATGGAAAAGCTGCTCTAGAATACCTTAAAAATACTTCAAAAGATGAAATATATTGCGTCATTACAGATATAGAGATGCCAATTATGGATGGTTTGACATTAACAAAGAATATTAAATCCAATAAAGACTTAGAAGATATACCAGTGGTATTATTTTCATCTATTGTAAGTGGTGATTTACAACATAAGGGAGAAAGTGTTGGGGCAGATGCGCAAATCACTAAGCCAGAAATTGATAAATTAATTGATTTAGTCATTTCAATAAGATAA
- a CDS encoding DUF1576 domain-containing protein, with protein MFIANNCKGGGNIKGEENSQDNSVSLNTRYIFLLCYALYFIVFGFIVDSPKEIMEGLMAIVQTPSVLMTDYVAVGGVGSAFVNAGLITFFAIGLLYYFKVDVSGVAYGSLFMLTSFSLFGKNIFNIWFIFFGVVLYSKIQKDHFSKHIYLALLGTSMAPVVSYIFFATEYSIVFRIVLGTSMGLLIGMVLPPVATYLLKVHQGFVLYNVGFSSGLLGTIALAILNVLNMDIENQVIWSEGNNTLLLMFVLVLSFGILLTGFLYNDKKIRNVKNIYAYSGKLITDYIKLEGFGATLINMGLNGFISILYVGLIGAEFNGPTVGGIVTVIGFSAFGKHTRNILPIYLGVLFAGFICAWDVNDPTIVIATLFGTSIAPIGGRYGWFYGAVAGVLTVSIATNMLVFHGGLSLYNVGFSTGIVAMFLVPVIEAFKKEEDYEAQQ; from the coding sequence ATGTTCATAGCCAATAATTGTAAAGGAGGGGGTAATATTAAAGGAGAAGAAAATTCACAGGATAATAGTGTTTCTTTAAATACGAGATATATCTTTTTATTATGTTATGCTTTATATTTTATTGTCTTTGGCTTTATAGTGGATTCACCAAAAGAAATAATGGAAGGTTTAATGGCTATTGTACAAACCCCTAGTGTGTTAATGACAGACTATGTTGCAGTAGGTGGGGTAGGATCAGCTTTTGTTAATGCAGGATTAATCACATTCTTTGCCATAGGGTTATTGTATTATTTTAAAGTGGATGTAAGCGGCGTTGCTTATGGTTCGTTGTTTATGTTAACCAGTTTTTCTCTTTTTGGAAAAAACATATTTAATATTTGGTTTATCTTTTTTGGTGTGGTATTGTATTCTAAAATCCAAAAAGACCATTTTTCTAAACATATATACTTAGCGTTATTAGGAACAAGTATGGCTCCAGTTGTTTCTTATATATTTTTTGCAACAGAGTATTCAATTGTTTTTAGAATCGTATTGGGCACAAGTATGGGTTTGTTAATTGGTATGGTTTTGCCCCCTGTTGCTACATATTTATTGAAGGTTCATCAAGGGTTTGTTTTGTATAATGTAGGTTTTTCATCAGGATTATTAGGAACCATTGCTTTAGCAATTTTAAATGTATTAAATATGGACATAGAAAATCAAGTGATATGGAGTGAAGGCAATAACACTCTTTTATTAATGTTTGTGTTAGTTTTATCTTTTGGTATATTACTCACTGGGTTCTTATATAATGATAAAAAAATAAGAAATGTAAAAAACATATACGCGTATTCGGGTAAGTTAATTACAGATTATATAAAATTAGAAGGATTTGGTGCAACTCTTATTAATATGGGATTGAACGGTTTCATAAGCATTTTATATGTAGGGTTAATCGGTGCAGAATTTAACGGTCCTACAGTTGGGGGTATTGTAACGGTTATTGGATTTAGTGCCTTTGGTAAACATACGCGAAACATCTTACCAATCTACTTAGGTGTATTATTTGCAGGGTTTATTTGTGCTTGGGATGTCAATGATCCAACCATTGTAATTGCTACATTATTTGGTACGAGTATTGCACCTATTGGTGGACGGTATGGTTGGTTTTATGGTGCTGTTGCAGGTGTTTTAACTGTTTCCATTGCCACCAATATGCTAGTCTTTCATGGTGGGCTGAGTTTATACAACGTAGGTTTTTCAACAGGTATTGTTGCGATGTTTTTAGTACCAGTAATTGAGGCATTTAAGAAGGAGGAAGATTATGAAGCACAACAATAA
- a CDS encoding CYTH domain-containing protein, with protein MEIERKYLVDIKGLNFNPYDFKSLEQGYICTDPVIRIRRENDNYILTYKSKGLLARNEINESITEETFLNLKDKIDYHMITKKRYLVPLDNGLMGELDIFEGALKGLILMEVEFDSVEASKAFVPPSWFIQEVTFDSKYQNNQLAKLNAFNTLSL; from the coding sequence ATGGAAATAGAAAGAAAGTACCTCGTTGATATCAAAGGCTTAAATTTTAATCCTTATGACTTTAAATCTCTTGAGCAGGGCTATATTTGCACCGATCCAGTTATACGCATCAGAAGAGAAAATGACAACTATATTTTAACTTACAAATCAAAAGGGCTATTAGCAAGAAATGAAATCAATGAATCCATTACAGAAGAGACTTTTTTAAACTTAAAAGATAAAATTGATTATCATATGATTACCAAAAAAAGATATCTTGTTCCTTTAGATAATGGGCTTATGGGTGAACTGGACATTTTCGAAGGTGCTCTTAAAGGTCTAATCCTTATGGAAGTGGAGTTTGATTCTGTAGAAGCATCTAAAGCTTTTGTACCACCGAGTTGGTTTATCCAAGAAGTAACCTTTGATTCAAAATATCAAAATAACCAATTAGCCAAACTCAACGCATTTAATACGTTATCACTTTAA
- a CDS encoding methyl-accepting chemotaxis protein — protein sequence MAKHKKNKFFNLKDKSVLFKIIFSTIITLTIVTVITQTFLYNYVEDVVYNMELEKMENAHTTVYDTFTSASLTNEKAHEVIDANNVSIAQGIARLLGTSEYNVEDINQLAKEMNVEDVHIINDNGIVDYSTNYDFVGFNLNNDEAYSERLNAINGETIIEDAPYIGRELIQYISVPRVDEAGMIVVEFSSEPHLELFEMSSPQYSIGQTSIGETGLVMAFNADGDIKVHTDDSLLRTFIQNEDFLREVIVNQSGRINFTENDREYFGIYERRQGLYIVAALGVEEVSERIWQVQRLSLLFAVISLLLMVLAVYAVYKKFISKRIKTLLKEFKLVSQGDLTRSIPVKSKDEMGDIFDSFNHTMCNMRNLIGDVYKYADIVTSNSEELTASSQQISTISQEIANVIEDIATSAVDQAEDVKNGSNKSDELEKRTQVLSELSYKLTDLSKKMEGLKDKGLQNNELLIEKTKSSNESVESVFNMVRETNESAKKIGDIINVIDAIASQTSLLALNASIESARAGEAGKGFAVVSEEIKQLAEQSAQSAQDIQELIKELQNKSTKTVETMNGVKELIEAQSITIEGNKDIFSDLANEIEVSRESIKDLDQLESQIIANKTEIVDVLHKLARIAEDNASSTEEVSATTEEQTSSIEEVANSSNNLSDLAVKLKAIINQFKI from the coding sequence ATGGCTAAGCATAAAAAGAACAAATTTTTTAATCTGAAAGATAAAAGCGTGTTGTTTAAGATTATTTTTTCTACAATCATAACTTTAACAATTGTTACCGTTATCACTCAAACCTTTTTATATAATTATGTTGAAGATGTTGTTTATAATATGGAATTAGAAAAAATGGAAAATGCTCATACGACTGTATATGATACATTTACTTCTGCAAGTCTAACCAATGAAAAAGCTCACGAAGTTATAGATGCTAATAATGTTTCAATTGCGCAAGGCATAGCTAGGTTATTAGGTACATCAGAATACAACGTTGAGGATATTAATCAGTTGGCAAAAGAGATGAATGTAGAAGATGTACATATTATAAATGATAATGGTATTGTAGACTACAGTACAAATTATGATTTTGTAGGTTTTAATTTGAATAATGATGAAGCTTATTCAGAAAGATTAAATGCAATTAATGGTGAGACCATTATAGAAGACGCACCTTATATAGGGCGTGAGTTAATTCAGTATATTAGTGTGCCAAGAGTAGATGAAGCAGGCATGATTGTTGTTGAATTTAGCTCAGAACCCCATTTAGAATTATTTGAGATGTCTAGTCCACAGTATTCAATTGGTCAAACCAGTATAGGTGAAACAGGACTTGTTATGGCATTTAATGCAGATGGTGATATTAAAGTTCATACAGACGATTCATTACTAAGAACCTTTATACAAAATGAAGATTTTTTAAGAGAAGTTATAGTCAATCAGTCTGGTAGAATTAACTTTACAGAAAATGATAGAGAGTACTTTGGTATTTATGAAAGAAGACAAGGATTATACATTGTTGCGGCATTAGGGGTTGAAGAAGTATCAGAAAGAATTTGGCAAGTACAAAGATTGTCATTACTATTTGCTGTTATTAGCCTATTATTAATGGTTTTAGCAGTATATGCTGTCTATAAGAAATTTATATCTAAAAGAATAAAAACTTTATTAAAGGAATTTAAGTTAGTTAGTCAAGGGGATTTAACAAGGTCAATACCCGTAAAATCAAAAGATGAAATGGGCGATATATTTGATAGTTTTAATCACACCATGTGTAATATGAGAAATCTAATTGGTGATGTTTATAAATATGCAGATATTGTAACATCAAATAGCGAAGAACTCACTGCAAGTTCTCAACAAATTTCCACTATTTCCCAAGAGATTGCAAATGTTATAGAAGACATAGCAACCAGTGCAGTAGACCAAGCAGAAGATGTTAAAAATGGATCAAATAAATCAGATGAATTAGAAAAGAGAACTCAGGTTCTAAGTGAATTGTCTTATAAGCTTACTGACCTTTCTAAAAAAATGGAAGGATTAAAAGACAAAGGTTTGCAAAACAATGAGCTGCTTATAGAAAAAACAAAAAGCAGTAACGAATCTGTTGAGTCTGTCTTTAATATGGTTAGAGAAACCAATGAAAGTGCTAAAAAAATTGGTGATATTATTAATGTTATTGATGCTATAGCCAGTCAAACCAGTTTGTTGGCTTTAAATGCATCTATTGAATCCGCGCGAGCTGGTGAGGCAGGAAAAGGATTTGCAGTTGTATCAGAAGAAATTAAACAACTAGCAGAACAATCTGCACAGTCTGCACAAGACATTCAAGAATTAATTAAGGAATTACAAAATAAATCCACAAAAACAGTAGAAACAATGAACGGGGTAAAAGAGCTAATAGAAGCCCAAAGCATAACCATAGAAGGAAATAAAGATATATTTTCTGATTTGGCAAATGAGATAGAAGTATCTAGGGAGAGCATAAAAGACTTAGACCAATTAGAAAGTCAAATTATAGCCAATAAAACTGAAATAGTTGACGTGCTTCATAAATTGGCAAGAATAGCGGAAGACAATGCTTCTAGTACAGAGGAAGTATCGGCTACAACAGAAGAACAAACCTCTTCAATAGAAGAAGTGGCTAATTCAAGTAATAATCTATCGGATTTAGCAGTTAAATTAAAAGCAATCATTAATCAATTTAAGATTTAA
- the mgtE gene encoding magnesium transporter, producing MKELIKDLVKNGQYSQIKQEIIKMNAVDVAQLFEELEEESIMIIFRLLPKEMAANVFTYLSFEQQQYIIESITDKETKIIMEDLFLDDAVDLLEEMPANVVKKILKNTTEEKRNLINHFLKYPDNSAGSIMTIEYADLKKEMSVNEALEHIKKTGVDKETIDICYVTDKYRKLEGIIPLRKLILNDGSKKIEKIMDKNIKSVQTDMDQEEIAHLFKKYDMVVMPVVDKENRLVGIITIDDIVDIIEQENTEDFQKMAALEPSGVEYLKASVFALAKHRILWLMVLMISATFTGRIINNFEEVLAAIMILNSFIPMLMDTGGNSGSQSATLIIRGLALGEVHISDALKIVWKEFRVSLIVGFALAVVNFFRIYYLEGIPLDITIVVCITLFLTIVIAKLVGGILPIFAKLIKVDPAIMAAPLITTIVDALALIAYFQMASHFLGIA from the coding sequence ATGAAAGAGTTAATAAAAGATTTGGTAAAAAACGGTCAGTACTCACAAATCAAACAAGAAATTATAAAAATGAATGCTGTGGACGTTGCCCAGTTATTTGAGGAATTAGAAGAAGAGTCTATAATGATTATATTTAGGTTATTGCCTAAAGAAATGGCAGCCAATGTATTTACCTATCTATCTTTCGAGCAACAACAATACATTATAGAATCCATAACAGATAAAGAAACAAAAATTATTATGGAGGATTTGTTCTTAGATGATGCAGTCGATTTACTAGAAGAAATGCCTGCTAATGTAGTGAAAAAAATACTTAAAAATACCACTGAAGAAAAGAGAAATCTGATTAACCATTTTTTAAAGTATCCTGATAATTCTGCAGGAAGTATAATGACCATTGAGTATGCAGATTTGAAAAAAGAAATGTCTGTTAATGAAGCGTTAGAACACATAAAAAAGACAGGCGTGGATAAAGAAACGATTGACATCTGTTATGTAACAGATAAATATAGAAAACTAGAAGGCATTATTCCATTAAGAAAATTGATATTAAATGATGGAAGTAAAAAAATAGAAAAAATAATGGATAAAAATATAAAGTCTGTTCAAACGGATATGGATCAAGAAGAAATTGCCCATTTGTTTAAAAAATATGATATGGTTGTTATGCCTGTTGTAGACAAAGAAAATAGATTAGTAGGTATCATAACCATTGATGACATTGTAGATATTATAGAACAAGAGAACACAGAAGACTTTCAAAAAATGGCAGCATTAGAGCCCTCAGGAGTAGAGTATTTAAAAGCCAGTGTTTTTGCTTTGGCAAAGCATAGAATTTTATGGTTAATGGTACTTATGATTTCGGCAACGTTTACAGGAAGAATTATTAATAATTTTGAAGAAGTTCTTGCAGCGATTATGATTTTAAATTCTTTTATCCCTATGCTTATGGATACAGGAGGTAATTCTGGATCACAGTCAGCAACGTTAATTATTCGTGGCTTGGCACTTGGGGAAGTTCATATTAGCGATGCCTTAAAAATAGTATGGAAAGAATTTAGAGTGAGTTTAATTGTAGGTTTTGCTCTAGCAGTAGTGAACTTTTTTAGAATATACTACTTAGAAGGTATACCTTTAGATATAACCATTGTAGTATGCATAACATTATTTTTAACCATTGTTATTGCGAAGTTAGTTGGTGGTATCTTACCGATTTTTGCAAAGTTAATAAAGGTAGACCCTGCCATTATGGCAGCTCCTTTAATAACGACTATAGTAGATGCCTTAGCATTAATAGCATATTTCCAAATGGCATCACATTTTCTTGGTATAGCATAA
- a CDS encoding response regulator, whose amino-acid sequence MSKQILVVDDAAFMRMVLKKTLESNGYEVIGEAENGKQAIEMYKKLNPDLVTMDITMPELDGLEAMREIIKVDPNAKVVMCSAMGQSAMVLDAIKAGARDFIVKPFQEDLIMDKISKVLG is encoded by the coding sequence ATGTCGAAGCAAATTTTAGTAGTAGATGATGCTGCATTTATGAGAATGGTTTTAAAAAAAACTTTAGAAAGTAATGGTTATGAAGTAATCGGTGAAGCAGAAAATGGAAAACAAGCCATAGAAATGTATAAAAAACTAAATCCAGATTTGGTAACAATGGATATCACAATGCCTGAATTAGATGGATTAGAAGCGATGCGAGAAATTATTAAGGTTGATCCTAATGCTAAAGTCGTTATGTGTTCTGCTATGGGACAAAGTGCTATGGTATTAGATGCCATCAAAGCAGGAGCTAGAGATTTTATTGTTAAGCCATTTCAAGAAGATTTAATTATGGATAAAATATCTAAGGTATTAGGATGA
- a CDS encoding bifunctional diguanylate cyclase/phosphodiesterase produces the protein MKKEINIEKSQQKINPKKEAMKITILYVGIGLTWIFLSDRALEYLTEDSATVVLFSTYKGWLFVLVTGLVMYCLIKKWSTSVKEALKESNENLEELTATYEEVVAIEEELMKQNKELQISNYNLLESEQRYALAVEGVNDGVWEWDIKKDTHFYSTQYKKMLGYETNEIEDTKEQWMALVHQEDQERVFNNLDQYLKSQEGIYEDVYRMKCKNGEYKTILSRAVAVWNGEGEAIRMVGSHSDVTENKILEKNLNRAKAFSKRILDEVTVIVIIWDRDTLKLKEFNKYAEIATGYAKEEVIGKNWIDIFIPQDAKEQLIDLIKNATNIKEVQEHENQWVTKDGVKIDVLWNNKLLYDTEGNIDEIVSVGTNITERKQMESKLYRLAYYDILTELPNRAKFEVSISEKIQAMEPGQKCAILFMDIDNFKHINDTLGHTVGDELLVYISRYLDRCIKEPNIVSRIGGDEFVVYLQDVHTYEDVVDWINQLLMKLRKPWVLKKQEFFISLSIGVALFPDNGEDPIELMKNADTAMYCAKEKGKDQFAFYTKEMEEKTLYYIHMVNRIRKAIEKNEFSLVYQPFIDLETKEILGVEALIRWNHPTDGYISPVDFIPIAESNGMITQITKWVIKNAIEQKVEWKNKDVHLKMSVNLSGNDLVREEILEYIKSIIEDKKLKCKDFQIEITETAMMSNLDKAVDTLTKLRELGVQIALDDFGTGYSSLNYIKNLPIDVLKMDRDFINTIINENEEEALVSYVIKLAQALNLKVIAEGIETKEQEAFLLKNKCNMGQGYLYSKPIDPKNMEKIYKKYLSNID, from the coding sequence ATGAAAAAAGAAATAAACATTGAAAAATCTCAGCAAAAAATAAACCCTAAAAAAGAAGCTATGAAAATTACAATTCTATATGTGGGCATTGGTTTGACTTGGATTTTTTTATCAGATAGAGCATTAGAATATTTAACGGAGGACTCAGCTACCGTGGTTCTTTTTTCCACATATAAAGGTTGGCTTTTTGTGTTAGTGACAGGCCTAGTCATGTATTGCTTGATAAAAAAATGGTCAACATCTGTCAAAGAAGCCCTAAAAGAGTCAAATGAGAATCTAGAAGAATTAACAGCTACTTATGAAGAAGTTGTAGCAATAGAAGAAGAATTAATGAAACAAAATAAGGAGTTGCAAATCAGCAATTACAATTTACTTGAAAGTGAACAAAGATATGCATTAGCAGTAGAAGGTGTGAATGATGGTGTTTGGGAATGGGATATAAAAAAGGATACACATTTTTATTCCACACAGTATAAAAAAATGTTAGGTTATGAAACGAATGAAATAGAAGATACAAAAGAACAATGGATGGCTTTAGTACATCAAGAGGATCAAGAAAGAGTATTCAATAACTTAGATCAGTATCTAAAATCTCAAGAAGGTATTTACGAAGATGTGTATAGGATGAAATGTAAAAATGGAGAATATAAAACCATATTAAGCAGAGCTGTAGCAGTATGGAATGGAGAAGGTGAAGCCATTCGTATGGTAGGTTCTCATTCTGATGTGACAGAAAATAAAATACTTGAAAAAAATTTAAACAGAGCCAAAGCGTTTTCCAAAAGAATATTAGATGAAGTTACGGTAATTGTTATTATATGGGATAGGGATACCCTTAAATTAAAGGAATTTAACAAATATGCAGAGATTGCTACAGGTTATGCTAAAGAAGAAGTGATTGGGAAGAATTGGATTGATATTTTTATACCTCAAGACGCAAAAGAACAATTAATTGATTTAATCAAGAATGCAACCAATATTAAAGAGGTGCAAGAGCATGAAAATCAATGGGTCACCAAAGATGGGGTGAAAATTGATGTTTTATGGAATAACAAGCTTTTATATGATACAGAAGGCAATATAGATGAAATTGTTTCAGTAGGAACCAATATAACAGAAAGAAAGCAGATGGAATCCAAATTGTATCGATTGGCTTATTATGACATTCTTACTGAATTACCAAATAGAGCAAAATTTGAAGTCAGTATTAGTGAAAAGATTCAGGCTATGGAACCCGGTCAAAAGTGTGCCATATTATTTATGGACATAGATAATTTTAAACATATCAATGACACCCTTGGGCATACAGTAGGTGATGAGCTTCTTGTTTATATTAGTAGGTATCTAGATAGGTGTATAAAAGAGCCTAATATTGTATCACGAATTGGCGGCGATGAGTTTGTTGTCTATTTACAGGATGTCCATACGTATGAGGATGTTGTGGATTGGATCAACCAATTACTAATGAAATTAAGGAAACCTTGGGTATTAAAAAAACAAGAGTTTTTCATATCCCTTAGTATTGGCGTAGCACTTTTCCCAGATAACGGGGAAGATCCTATAGAACTAATGAAAAATGCAGATACAGCAATGTATTGTGCAAAAGAAAAAGGAAAAGATCAGTTTGCATTTTATACCAAAGAAATGGAAGAAAAAACACTTTACTATATTCATATGGTTAATCGAATTAGAAAGGCAATTGAAAAAAATGAATTTTCATTAGTTTATCAGCCTTTTATTGATCTAGAAACCAAAGAAATATTAGGTGTTGAGGCATTAATTAGATGGAATCATCCAACAGACGGTTATATTTCACCTGTTGACTTTATTCCTATTGCTGAAAGTAATGGTATGATCACACAGATAACAAAATGGGTCATAAAAAATGCTATAGAACAAAAGGTTGAATGGAAGAACAAGGACGTTCATTTAAAAATGTCTGTCAATCTATCAGGAAATGACTTAGTAAGAGAAGAAATATTAGAGTACATTAAAAGTATAATAGAAGATAAAAAACTGAAATGTAAAGACTTTCAAATAGAAATAACAGAGACGGCTATGATGAGCAATTTGGATAAAGCTGTAGATACCTTAACAAAACTAAGGGAGTTAGGTGTGCAAATAGCTTTAGATGATTTTGGAACAGGATATTCTTCTTTAAATTATATTAAAAATTTGCCAATAGATGTATTGAAAATGGATAGAGACTTTATCAATACAATTATTAATGAAAATGAGGAAGAAGCATTGGTCTCTTATGTGATCAAACTGGCACAAGCTCTAAATTTAAAAGTCATTGCAGAAGGTATTGAGACAAAAGAACAAGAAGCTTTTTTATTAAAGAACAAATGTAATATGGGTCAAGGTTATTTATATAGCAAACCCATAGATCCAAAAAATATGGAAAAAATTTATAAAAAATATTTGTCAAATATTGACTAA
- a CDS encoding MFS transporter: MQNSKVTKVPFYYGWVIVVIAAIGYFFSGPGQTYSISIFINEYIQEFNWSRSLVSGIYSGATLCAGFLLFIVGKMVDDHGHKKVSIVITFLLAFACIWSSFIINPIMLLIGFFMLRLFGQGSMTLISSTLVPQWFIKKRAFALSLISLGMVIGSSIVPPVNMFMNQTFGWRFTWRIWGILLIVIFIPIVYVFLYNKPEDIGLLPDNKKIENEETEEKNKVIEEISWTLNEAAKTRSFWLMLFNQAVPSMISTGIIFHFVSILGENGLRPEIAAMVLSVMAVVSFPLTFIGGYVLDKVEVHYIVALIFIIECMGLLVLLYSNNILFAILYGVCAGIVKGINGVCNNVIWANYFGREHLASIRGVSMTTLVIGSALGPLPFGFAYDRFNGYREILMVMIIFSILGIIASLCAPKPIKKKA; this comes from the coding sequence ATGCAAAATAGTAAAGTGACAAAAGTGCCCTTTTATTACGGTTGGGTTATTGTTGTTATTGCAGCAATAGGGTACTTTTTTTCAGGACCAGGTCAGACCTACTCCATATCAATTTTTATTAATGAATACATACAAGAATTTAATTGGTCTAGGTCATTGGTTTCAGGAATATATTCAGGAGCAACATTATGTGCAGGATTTTTATTATTTATAGTTGGAAAAATGGTTGATGATCATGGACATAAAAAAGTAAGTATAGTCATAACATTTTTATTGGCGTTTGCCTGTATATGGAGTAGTTTTATAATTAACCCAATTATGCTACTTATAGGTTTTTTTATGTTAAGGTTATTCGGGCAAGGGTCTATGACACTTATATCATCAACCCTTGTACCACAGTGGTTTATAAAGAAAAGAGCTTTTGCTCTAAGTCTTATTTCATTAGGAATGGTTATAGGCTCATCTATCGTACCTCCAGTGAATATGTTTATGAATCAGACTTTTGGATGGCGATTTACATGGAGAATATGGGGTATCTTGTTAATAGTGATTTTTATTCCAATTGTATATGTTTTTCTATATAATAAACCAGAAGATATTGGTTTGTTACCAGATAATAAAAAAATAGAAAATGAAGAAACTGAAGAAAAAAATAAAGTCATAGAAGAAATATCTTGGACATTAAATGAAGCAGCAAAAACAAGATCTTTTTGGTTAATGCTTTTTAATCAGGCAGTTCCGTCTATGATTAGTACAGGAATTATTTTTCACTTTGTATCCATATTAGGTGAAAATGGTTTGAGACCAGAAATAGCAGCTATGGTTTTGAGCGTAATGGCAGTGGTAAGTTTTCCATTAACATTTATCGGAGGGTATGTATTAGATAAAGTAGAAGTTCATTACATAGTAGCGTTAATATTTATTATAGAATGTATGGGTTTATTGGTTTTATTATATAGTAATAATATTCTTTTTGCCATATTATATGGCGTTTGTGCAGGGATTGTAAAAGGTATAAATGGTGTGTGCAATAATGTAATATGGGCCAATTACTTTGGTAGAGAACATTTAGCTAGTATAAGAGGTGTATCGATGACAACTTTAGTTATTGGATCAGCTTTAGGACCATTACCATTTGGGTTTGCGTATGATCGGTTTAATGGGTATAGGGAGATTCTTATGGTAATGATTATTTTTTCCATATTAGGTATTATAGCGTCTCTATGTGCGCCTAAACCTATAAAGAAAAAAGCTTAA
- a CDS encoding phosphatase PAP2 family protein encodes MIHITRISSKVYFMIYLFGSIFLLMNHKNQLLFFWLGPSISFVIGKYLRYKIKRKRPFVTLAIKTHIAHQANGSLPSMHSVSATAIGVAILLEFGPIGIVFIMLAFLTGLSRVMVGVHYPLDILFGGIIGGIVTYCVMSLYK; translated from the coding sequence ATGATCCATATTACAAGGATTTCTTCTAAGGTATATTTTATGATATATCTTTTTGGAAGTATTTTTCTATTAATGAATCATAAAAATCAATTGCTGTTTTTTTGGCTAGGTCCAAGCATATCTTTTGTTATAGGAAAATACTTAAGATATAAGATAAAAAGAAAAAGGCCTTTTGTAACATTGGCTATAAAAACACATATTGCTCATCAAGCAAACGGTTCATTACCTAGTATGCATAGTGTATCAGCAACTGCAATTGGAGTGGCTATATTACTTGAATTTGGACCTATAGGCATTGTTTTTATTATGCTTGCCTTTTTAACAGGTTTATCAAGAGTTATGGTAGGTGTACACTATCCATTAGATATACTCTTTGGAGGCATTATCGGAGGAATTGTAACTTATTGTGTTATGAGTTTATACAAATAA